The following proteins come from a genomic window of Candidatus Methylacidiphilales bacterium:
- a CDS encoding transglutaminase family protein, which translates to MRFRIVHHTEYLYRMPASESYAELRICPQTCETQTVLSHKLEITPHASVGHYTDYLGNIVEFFSIPYRHNRLIVRASAEVETHEITPPANALGVTVAEALQIYRSQMLPLYPYLRPTDRVPLHQVLLPLRRDFIKPAQNLGEAILDLNRWVRKHFKYKPGATDVGTPLATFIRQRRGVCQDFAHLMLGILRTYGIPARYVSGYIEAYDPSTNADKLVGATASHAWVEVFLPGGFWWGLDPTNNQEAGPRHVKVAVGTDYVDAAPLKGTYKGDRGQELEVMVSVKRKKKQVTA; encoded by the coding sequence GTCATATGCGGAATTGCGCATTTGCCCCCAGACCTGCGAAACCCAAACGGTCCTGTCCCACAAACTTGAAATCACCCCGCATGCCTCCGTGGGCCATTACACGGATTACCTCGGCAACATTGTGGAATTCTTCTCAATCCCCTACCGGCACAACCGGCTCATCGTCCGCGCGTCGGCGGAAGTTGAAACGCATGAAATCACGCCGCCTGCCAACGCGCTGGGAGTCACGGTCGCGGAAGCGCTGCAAATCTACCGCAGCCAGATGCTCCCCTTGTATCCCTATCTGCGGCCGACCGACCGCGTCCCGCTGCACCAGGTGCTGCTCCCGCTGCGCCGGGATTTCATCAAGCCCGCGCAAAACCTGGGCGAGGCGATACTCGATCTCAACCGCTGGGTCCGCAAACATTTCAAATACAAACCCGGCGCCACCGACGTCGGCACCCCGCTTGCAACCTTTATCCGGCAACGGCGCGGCGTCTGTCAGGACTTCGCGCATCTCATGCTCGGCATCCTGCGCACCTACGGCATCCCGGCGCGTTATGTCAGCGGTTATATCGAGGCTTACGATCCCTCCACAAACGCCGATAAACTCGTTGGCGCCACCGCAAGTCATGCCTGGGTGGAGGTTTTTCTGCCGGGCGGATTCTGGTGGGGCCTTGACCCGACCAACAATCAGGAGGCCGGGCCCCGGCATGTGAAGGTCGCCGTCGGGACCGACTATGTCGATGCCGCCCCGCTCAAGGGCACCTACAAGGGCGACCGGGGTCAGGAATTGGAAGTCATGGTGTCGGTAAAACGCAAAAAGAAACAGGTCACGGCATGA
- a CDS encoding transglutaminase family protein, which yields MKLNVQHSTTYQYDEKVAFTPHKILLRPREDPHIRVCEFHIQTFPQSDLKWSRDAFENSIATAYFTGESRQLLIQAGMTVELLQDNPFDFIIEPYAATHPFQYNGDELEALQGYLSNTGMECASLDAWIQSTMTTLPDQTLQLLTTLNRAIYEKIQYRRREESGVQSPDETLRLNSGSCRDLASLFMAACHSLGLATRYVSGYLYAPEEPGKSSNRAAGSMHAWAEVYLPGAGWKGFDPTNGVLATNFFIPVAVSTRPAWTSPIQGAYSKSHPVDSQLIAEVSVTRLE from the coding sequence ATGAAACTAAACGTCCAGCACAGCACCACCTATCAATATGACGAGAAAGTCGCTTTCACGCCGCACAAAATCCTGCTCCGGCCGCGCGAAGACCCGCACATCCGCGTTTGTGAATTCCATATCCAGACTTTTCCCCAGTCCGATCTCAAATGGTCCCGGGACGCGTTTGAAAACAGCATCGCCACGGCCTATTTCACGGGTGAATCCCGGCAGTTGCTGATCCAGGCGGGAATGACCGTCGAACTGCTCCAGGACAACCCCTTCGACTTCATCATTGAGCCCTATGCGGCCACGCACCCGTTTCAGTATAACGGCGACGAGCTGGAGGCCCTGCAAGGGTACTTGAGCAACACAGGCATGGAATGTGCTTCTCTGGATGCCTGGATCCAATCCACCATGACAACCCTGCCGGATCAAACGTTGCAACTGCTGACCACGCTCAACCGGGCCATCTATGAAAAAATCCAATACCGGCGCCGGGAGGAAAGCGGCGTCCAATCGCCCGATGAAACTTTGCGCCTGAATTCCGGCAGTTGCCGGGATCTTGCCAGCCTCTTCATGGCGGCCTGCCACAGTCTTGGCCTGGCCACGCGCTATGTCAGTGGTTATCTGTATGCTCCGGAGGAACCGGGTAAATCCAGCAACCGCGCCGCGGGTTCCATGCACGCCTGGGCCGAGGTGTACCTTCCAGGGGCCGGATGGAAAGGATTCGATCCGACCAACGGTGTGCTGGCCACCAACTTTTTTATCCCCGTGGCCGTTTCAACGCGCCCGGCCTGGACCAGCCCCATCCAGGGCGCTTACAGCAAAAGCCATCCGGTGGACAGCCAACTTATCGCCGAAGTGTCCGTCACCCGCCTCGAATAA